Proteins encoded by one window of Methanobacterium sp. CWC-01:
- the nikR gene encoding nickel-responsive transcriptional regulator NikR, whose product MMRISMSLPKKLLNEFDEVLKDRGYQSRSKGIRDALKDYIVRYQWMNEMDGDRIGILAVIYDHHYTGVMEDLTDIQHDFRKFINAVMHVHMTEKYCLEVIVVKGDVNYIRELTEKIMRLKGVEHVKLTSTSSGENM is encoded by the coding sequence ATGATGCGAATAAGTATGTCCTTACCCAAGAAACTTTTAAACGAATTTGACGAAGTTTTGAAAGACCGAGGATACCAATCAAGATCAAAAGGTATAAGAGACGCTCTTAAAGACTACATTGTCCGTTACCAGTGGATGAATGAGATGGACGGTGATCGGATAGGAATTCTGGCCGTAATCTACGATCACCACTACACTGGAGTGATGGAAGACCTCACCGATATCCAACATGACTTCCGAAAATTCATTAATGCGGTGATGCATGTACACATGACGGAAAAGTACTGTTTAGAAGTTATTGTGGTTAAAGGAGATGTCAACTACATAAGGGAACTAACCGAAAAGATAATGAGATTAAAGGGCGTGGAACACGTCAAACTGACCAGTACATCCAGCGGGGAGAATATGTAA
- a CDS encoding methyltransferase domain-containing protein gives MMKITSYHENLLSDKERLAVFFEAITNKARGIVYDLGTGSGVLAAKAAPLANHVYAVEKNEISAQTALNTLSHFNNVSVMVGDASRIEFPENADLIICEMLDTGLIDEELIPVIKHARSFLREDGNIIPCAVLNGVEPINLRADHLCYQEELGEYFEVMGPLKIYDHLDLTREIDEKVDLSLKLNINSPGKVNGIRITTFTLLTSDIICGPTPMLNPPLLVPSNSLTVEKNQEICLNLKYIMGGGLDTIKARIN, from the coding sequence ATGATGAAAATTACTTCATATCATGAGAACCTTCTATCTGACAAAGAACGTCTAGCAGTTTTTTTTGAAGCAATCACCAATAAAGCCAGGGGAATAGTCTACGATCTAGGCACTGGTTCAGGTGTTCTTGCTGCCAAAGCAGCTCCACTGGCGAACCATGTTTATGCCGTGGAAAAAAATGAAATATCAGCTCAAACAGCTTTAAATACACTTTCTCATTTTAATAATGTTTCGGTGATGGTGGGAGACGCCAGCCGCATAGAGTTTCCAGAAAATGCAGATCTCATAATCTGTGAGATGCTAGATACCGGTCTAATCGATGAAGAGTTGATACCCGTAATCAAACATGCCCGGTCATTTCTCCGAGAAGATGGAAATATAATACCCTGCGCAGTTTTAAACGGTGTAGAACCAATTAATTTACGTGCTGACCATTTATGTTATCAGGAAGAGTTAGGGGAATATTTTGAAGTCATGGGGCCCCTTAAAATATATGATCATTTGGATTTGACGAGAGAAATTGATGAAAAAGTAGATCTAAGTTTAAAGCTTAACATAAACTCCCCTGGAAAGGTAAATGGAATAAGAATCACCACGTTCACTTTACTTACCTCAGATATAATCTGTGGCCCCACACCCATGCTTAATCCACCTTTACTAGTGCCTTCCAATTCCTTGACTGTTGAAAAAAACCAGGAAATATGTTTAAATCTTAAATACATCATGGGGGGTGGATTAGATACCATTAAAGCAAGAATTAACTGA
- the hycI gene encoding hydrogenase maturation peptidase HycI: MGIGNDLKGDDALGTFMARNLHNLSPKIVTIDGGVVPENFTGAIKKENPSHILLLDAVDMKKAPGFVRIVHKEEIPNYSISTHSMPISFLINYLEIGTGAKIALIGIQPQSMELGQEMTREVKKSAIHVLDILKTILLP; this comes from the coding sequence CTGGGAATTGGCAATGACTTGAAGGGCGATGATGCTTTGGGAACATTCATGGCCAGAAATTTACACAACCTGAGCCCAAAGATAGTAACCATAGATGGGGGGGTAGTTCCAGAAAACTTTACCGGTGCTATAAAGAAAGAAAATCCAAGCCACATTCTTCTTCTGGACGCAGTAGATATGAAAAAAGCCCCTGGATTCGTAAGAATAGTTCATAAAGAGGAAATACCTAATTATAGTATTTCAACTCACTCCATGCCTATTTCTTTCCTGATAAACTATCTGGAGATTGGTACCGGCGCTAAGATAGCCCTCATTGGAATTCAACCCCAGAGTATGGAGCTAGGTCAAGAGATGACCAGGGAAGTAAAAAAAAGTGCAATTCATGTTTTGGATATACTAAAAACCATTCTTTTACCTTAA